Below is a genomic region from Anoxybacillus flavithermus.
CGTCCAGCTGGGTTCGCCATTAATCCACGCATACCAGCAAGTTGCGTAAAGTTCGACGCGTTACCGCGGGCTCCAGAATCACTCATCATGAAAATTGGATTTCGTTTATCAAGCGATTCCATTAAGCGACCTTGAATTTTGTCTTTCGCCGCACTCCAAATCGAAATAACACGCTCATACCGTTCTTCATCAGTAATTAAACCGCGTCTAAATTGTTTTAATACCGTATCAACTTTTGCTTGTGCTTCTTCTAAAATTTCTTGTTTTTCAGGCAAGACAACGATGTCCGCTACACCAATTGTAATACCGGCTTTTGTTGAGTATTTAAAACCAAGATCTTTCATGCGGTCAAGCATTTTAGATGTTTCTGTAATTTTGAAGCGTTTAAATACTTCCGCAATGATGTTACCGAGAATTTTTTTCTTAAATGGCGGAACGAGTGCACGCTTGCGGATTTCTTCTTTCACGTTCACGCCTTTGTCTAAGAAATACTTATCTGGCGTTCGTTCTTCAATGTTTTCTTGCGTCGGTTCATTAATATAAGGGAATGACTTCGGCAAAATCTCATTGAAGATTAACTTTCCAACTGTTGTGATCAGCAATTTATTATTTTGCTCTTCTGTAAACGTTTCGTTTTTCAACGAACCGGCATGAACAGCGATGCGTGTATGCAAATGAACATAACCATTATGGTAAGCTAACAACGCCTCGTCCGTATCTTTAAATACCATTCCTTCTCCGATTGCACCTTCACGTTCCATCGTTAAATAGTAGTTTCCTAAAACCATGTCTTGTGAAGGAGTAACAACCGGCTTTCCGTCTTTCGGATTCAAAATGTTTTGTGCTGCAAGCATAAGTAGACGTGCTTCTGCTTGTGCTTCTGCCGAAAGCGGTACGTGCACAGCCATTTGGTCACCGTCGAAGTCCGCATTATACGCCGTACATACAAGTGGATGTAAACGAATCGCACGTCCTTCTACAAGCGTCGGCTCGAAGGCTTGGATACCAAGACGGTGAAGCGTTGGCGCGCGGTTTAATAACACCGGATGCTCTTTAATGACAGATTCTAAAACATCCCAAACTTCTGGGTGAACGCGCTCAATTTTTCGCTTCGCACTTTTAATGTTATGTGCTAAGCCGCGTTCTACTAATTCTTTCATAACAAACGGTTTAAACAACTCAAGCGCCATTTCTTTCGGTAATCCGCATTGATACATTTTCAAATTCGGACCGACAACGATAACGGAACGACCAGAATAGTCAACACGCTTACCGAGCAAGTTTTGACGGAAACGACCTTGCTTTCCTTTTAACATATGGGAAAGCGACTTCAACGGACGGTTTCCTGGGCCTGTAACCGGACGACCACGACGACCGTTATCAATTAACGCATCAACGGCCTCTTGAAGCATCCGTTTCTCGTTTTGAACGATAATGTTCGGTGCGCCAAGGTCTAATAGACGTTTTAAACGGTTGTTTCGATTAATGACACGACGATATAAATCGTTTAAGTCAGATGTCGCAAAACGTCCACCGTCTAACTGTACCATCGGGCGCAACTCCGGTGGAATAACTGGTAAAACATCTAAAACCATCCAAGATGGGTCGTTACCGGAGTTACGGAACGCTTCAAGCACTTCAAGACGTTTAATCGTACGAGCACGGCGCTGTCCTTGTGCTGTTTTCAATTCCTCTTTTAGCGTTTCTACTTCTTTTTCAAGATCGATGTCTTGTAACAATTTTTTAATCGCTTCCGCACCCATTGAAGCTTGGAATGAATTTCCGTACTTCTCGCGATACGCGCGATATTCTTTTTCAGAAAGCAATTGTTTCTTTTCTAACGGCGTATCGCCTGGATCCGTCACAACATAAGATGCAAAGTAAATGACTTCCTCTAAGGCGCGAGGGGACATGTCTAAGACAAGTCCCATGCGGCTAGGAATTCCTTTAAAGTACCAAATATGTGAAACAGGGGCTGCTAGTTCAATATGACCCATGCGTTCGCGACGAACTTTTGCACGCGTAACTTCGACGCCGCATCGGTCACAAACGACACCTTTGTAACGAACGCGCTTATATTTTCCACAATGACATTCCCAGTCTTTTGTCGGACCAAAAATGCGTTCGCAAAACAGGCCATCTTTTTCTGGTTTTAATGTTCGATAGTTAATCGTTTCTGGCTTTTTAACTTCACCATACGACCAAGAACGAATTTTCTCGGGTGAAGCGAGTCCGATCTTCATATATTCAAACTTATTTACATCTAACAAGGGGCCTACCTCCCTTTTAATATCCAGGTTTTACCCTTATGTCAACACGCTATTCTTTTACAACAACGCCTTCATCTTCTTTGGCTGACTCATCTGTAGGTGGGATGATGTCAACTGGTTGAACGTCATCATCTTCCCCGAAATTTTCCATGCTAATTTCTTTTTCATCACTTGATAAAACCGTGACGTCCATACCTAAGCTTTGTAGCTCTTTAATTAATACTTTGAACGATTCAGGAACGCCTGGTTCTGGAACGTTCTCGCCTTTCACGATCGCCTCGTATGTTTTCACGCGACCAACGACATCATCTGATTTGACAGTTAAAATTTCTTGCAACGTATAAGCTGCACCATATGCTTCAAGCGCCCATACTTCCATCTCACCAAAACGCTGACCACCAAATTGCGCTTTTCCGCCAAGTGGTTGTTGCGTGACAAGCGAGTACGGACCTGTCGAACGAGCATGCAATTTATCATCAACCATGTGCGCAAGCTTAATCATGTACATAATACCGACAGAAACACGGTTGTCAAACGGCTCTCCAGTCCGTCCGTCGTATAGAACAGTTTTCGCATCGCGCGCCATTCCTGCTTCTTCTAACGTCGCCCATACATCTTCTTCACGAGCGCCGTCAAATACAGGGGAAGCGACATGAAGACCTAACTTTCTCGCCGCCATTCCGAGATGCAACTCAAGCACTTGCCCAATGTTCATACGCGAAGGTACACCTAATGGGTTTAACATGATGTCAACTGGTGTGCCATCTGGTAAAAACGGCATATCTTCTTCAGGTAAAATGCGAGAAATAACCCCTTTATTTCCATGGCGTCCTGCCATTTTGTCACCTTCGGAAATTTTCCGTTTTTGTACAATGTACACACGAACAAGTTGGTTTACACCTGGCGGCAACTCATCGCCGTCTTCGCGAGTAAACACTTTGACATCAAGAACGATTCCGCCCCCACCATGTGGTACGCGTAAAGATGTGTCTCGAACTTCACGTGCTTTCTCGCCAAAGATAGCATGCAATAGGCGCTCTTCTGCAGTTAACTCCGTAACACCTTTTGGAGTAACTTTACCGACAAGCAAGTCTCCATCTTTTACTTCTGCACCGATGCGGACAATACCGCGTTCATCTAAGTTACGAAGCGCATCTTCACCGACGTTTGGAATATCGCGCGTAATTTCTTCCGGGCCGAGCTTTGTATCGCGCGCTTCAGATTCGTATTCCTCGATATGAATCGATGTATACACATCGTCTTTCACGAGACGCTCGCTCATAATAATCGCGTCCTCGTAGTTGTATCCATCCCATGTCATGAACGCAACAAGCACGTTGCGACCGAGTGCTAACTCGCCTTTTTCCATCGATGGACCGTCAGCTAAAATTTCACCTTTCTCTACAATGTCACCCGCTTTAACAATCGGGCGTTGATTGTAGCACGTTCCTTGGTTTGAACGAACAAACTTCAACAGACGATATTTATCTAAGTCACCTTTGACTTCTTTTCCATCGACTTCGATTAAACGGCGTACCCAAATTTCTTTCGCTTCGACTCGCTCAACAATTCCGCGATGCTTACAAATGACTGCAGCACCAGAGTCTTTCGCTGCCACATACTCCATTCCTGTACCAACGATTGGCGCTTCCGGTTGCATAAGTGGAACAGCTTGACGTTGCATGTTCGCACCCATAAGCGCACGGTTTGAGTCATCGTTTTCTAAGAATGGGATACACGCTGTGGCTACCGATACAACTTGCTTTGGTGAAACGTCTACATAATCGACACGATCACGTTTAACGACAATGTTTTCACCGCGGAAACGAGCAACAACGTTCTCTTCTAAAAACGTCCCATCTTCCGCAATCGGAACGTTTGCTTGAGCCACAACGTAATTGTCTTCTTCATCCGCTGTTAAATAATCAATTTGATTCGTTACTTTTCCTGTCTCAGGATCAACACGACGATAAGGTGTTTCAATAAAGCCAAATTTATTCACTTTTGCATATGTCGAAAGCGAGTTAATTAATCCGATGTTCGGACCTTCTGGCGTTTCGATCGGACACATGCGACCATAGTGTGAATAGTGAACGTCACGCACTTCAAAACCAGCACGCTCACGCGTTAAACCGCCCGGACCAAGCGCAGAAAGACGACGTTTATGTGTCAATTCGGCCAGTGGGTTCGTTTGATCCATAAATTGCGACAACTGCGAGCTTCCGAAAAATTCTTTAATAGCCGCAATGACCGGACGAATATTAATGAGCTGCTGTGGTGTAATTGTGTTTGTATCTTGAATGGACATCCGTTCACGAACGACGCGCTCCATGCGCGAAAGACCGATTCGGAACTGATTTTGCAGCAACTCCCCAACAGAACGGAGTCGACGATTTCCTAAGTGGTCGATATCGTCTGTATCACCGACACCATGCAATAAGTTAAAGAAGTAGCTAATAGATGCAATAATATCTGCAGGTGTAATGTGTTTTACTGTTTCTGGAATATATCCATTACTAATGACTGTGATGACTTTTTCGCCATCTGGATCGTTTGGAGCATAAATTTTGATTGCTTGCAAAGCAAACTCATCTTCGACAACGCCCCCAAGCGGTTGGTATTTACGTATACCGATCCCTTTTTCAAGCTCAGGTAAAATGCGGTCGAGCGTTCTCCGATCAAGAACCGTTCCTTTTTCAGCAATCACTTCACCCGTTTCTGGATGAACGAGCGTTTCTGCTAAACGTTGACCGAATAAACGGTTTTTAATATGGAGCTTTTTGTTAATTTTATAACGACCAACGCTTGCTAAATCATATCGTTTTGGATCAAAGAAACGAGAGATGAGCAAGCTTTTTGCGTTTTCAACGGTAGGCGGCTCCCCTGGACGTAACCGTTCGTAAATTTCAAGCAACGCTTTTTCTGTACTTTCTGTGTTGTCTTTTTCTAGCGTATTACGAATATACTCGTTATCACCAAGTAAATCGACAATCTCTTGGTCTGAACCAAAACCTAACGCTCGCAATAACACGGTCACAGGCAATTTACGCGTACGATCAATGCGAACGTACACAACGTCTTTTGCGTCTGTTTCATATTCAAGCCATGCACCGCGGTTTGGAATAACGGTAGCTGTAAAGCCACGTTTTCCGTTTTTATCTACTTTTCCGCTGTAATATACGCTCGGTGAACGAACAAGCTGAGAAACGATAACGCGTTCAGCACCATTAATAATGAACGTGCCTGTTTCTGTCATTAACGGGAAATCTCCCATAAATACATCTTGTTCTTTTACTTCACCTGTTTCTTTATTGATTAGGCGTACTTTCACCCGAAGCGGTGCTGCGTATGTAACGTCGCGTTCTTTTGACTCTTCGACAGAGTACTTCGGTTCTCCTAAGCTGTAATCAATAAATTCTAGTGACAAATTCCCTGTAAAATCTTCGATCGGTGAAATATCTTGAAACATTTCACGCAATCCTTCGTCGAGAAACCACTGGTAAGAAGAAGTTTGAATTTCGATTAAGTTTGGTAGTTCTAACACTTCACTAATGCGCGCATAACTTCTTCGTTGGCGGTGTCGTCCGTATTGAACTAGTTGACCTGTCAACTGATTCACCCCTCAAATCAAACATTAATAACTTGTCATCAGACAAAAAAGAAATGGTTTCTTATAAGAAAACCACATGTTTGACCTATTATATATTTTATAAGTTTTTCCTTTAAAACTAAAATTATACATACATACACAGCATACGTAAACTAAAAAAAATACACATTTAGCATTTTATAATGGTATCATACTGAAAATCGAGCGTCAAGCTTTTTGTGCTCGAATAATAAAGTAACCTTTTTTCTTTTCCACAACATCAACTTCATCAAAAATCGTTTTTAACTTTTCCAAAGCGGATGGAGCACCTTGTTTCTTTTGAATGACAACCCATAGTTGACCACCAGAAAGCAAGTAGTTCGCACTTTGCTCAAAAATGGAATGAACGACTGCTTTTCCTGCACGAATCGGCGGATTTGTCACAATTGCAGCAAACTTTCCTTCTACTCGCTGAAATAAATCACTTATGTAAATTCGCACATTTTCAATATCATTTTGCTGCTTGTTTTTCTTCGCTAGTTCGATTGCTCGCTCATTTACATCGATCATATGTACCATTCGATGTGGAAAATCTTTTGCTAGCGCCAACCCGATTGGTCCGTATCCACAACCAACATCAAGAATACTTCCACTCACATTTGGTTCTACGAATGTTTCAATTAGTAGTCGAGAACCAAAATCGACTTCTTTTTTTGAAAACACACCTTGATCAACGGTAAATAAAAACTTATGACCTCGCAACATATACGTCCATTGAAACGGCTTACTTTCTACAGTTGGCCGTTCAGTATAGTAGTGATCACCCATCACTCTCACCTCTCTTTCCTTTATTGTAAACGAACGCACATAAAAACACAAAAAAGCCCGCCACTTTGAGCGAGCTTTTTTATATCATTACTTAATTTCAACTTTCGCGCCAGCTTCTTCAAGCTTCGCTTTGATTTCTTCAGCTTCTTCTTTAGAAACGCCTTCTTTAACTGGCTTTGGAGTGTTGTCTACTAAGTCTTTTGCTTCTTTTAAGCCAAGACCAGTAAGTTCGCGTACAACTTTGATAACTTTGATTTTTTGCGCGCCGCCATCTGCAAGGATAACGTCGAATTCAGTTTTTTCTTCAGCAGCGGCACCAGCAGCAGCACCACCAGCAACTACTACAGGAGCAGCAGCAGTTACACCAAATTCTTCTTCGATTGCTTTTACTAAGTCGTTTAATTCTAAAACAGTCATATTTTTAACCGCTTCAATGATTTGTTCTTTAGTCATGATCGATCTTCCTCCTTAATATTTTAATTTTAGGCGATTTGTAAATTAAGCACCTTGTTCTTCTTTTTTCTCAGCAACTGCTTTTGTAACAAGCGCAAAGTTGCGGATTGGTGCTTGAAGAACGCTAAGCAACATAGAGAGCAAGCCTTCGCGAGATGGAAGCTCTGCAAGCGCCTTTACCTCTTCAAACGTTGCTACGTTGCCTTCAATGATACCTGCTTTAATTTTTAACGCTTCGTTCTTTTTCGCGAATTCGTTTAAAATTTTCGCAGGAGCAACGACATCATCATTGCTGAATGCAATCGCATTCGGACCTGTTAATGTTTCATCTAAACCTTCTAAGCCTAACTCAGCAACAGCACGACGAGTTAATGTGTTTTTGTACACTTTGAACTCGATGCCCGCTTCGCGAAGTTGCTTACGAAGTTCTGTAACTTGAGCGACATTTAAACCACGATAATCAACGATGATCGTTGATTTGCTCGCGCGAAGCTTTTCAGCAATCTCCGCTACTAGCTGCTGCTTTTGTTCAAGTACGCTGCTCATGTCAACACCTCCTGTAGAAGTTGAGTTTCGACACCACTTATACCGTTCAATAAAAAACCTCCATGTCAACGCAGACATGGAGGCCCCCGAAAAGTGCAAGATGCACTTATTTATGAGTCTCAACACCTCGGTAGGAAATTAAGCCTATATGAGGCACCTACTGTCTACGGTACAAATGATATTCGCTTTTCAAACAATAGATAGTATACTAAAGCGTTTCTAAAAAGTCAACATCTATAATTAGTTAGCAACAGCAACCGTAGAAGGATCTACTTTTACGCCAGGGCCCATTGTTGAAGCGACTGTTACGTTTTTCACGTATGTGCCCTTCGCCGCTGCTGGCTTCACTTTTAAGATTGTCTCATAAATTGTCGCGAAGTTTTCTACTAATTTTTCAGTATCAAACGATACTTTACCGATTGGCA
It encodes:
- a CDS encoding DNA-directed RNA polymerase subunit beta' — its product is MLDVNKFEYMKIGLASPEKIRSWSYGEVKKPETINYRTLKPEKDGLFCERIFGPTKDWECHCGKYKRVRYKGVVCDRCGVEVTRAKVRRERMGHIELAAPVSHIWYFKGIPSRMGLVLDMSPRALEEVIYFASYVVTDPGDTPLEKKQLLSEKEYRAYREKYGNSFQASMGAEAIKKLLQDIDLEKEVETLKEELKTAQGQRRARTIKRLEVLEAFRNSGNDPSWMVLDVLPVIPPELRPMVQLDGGRFATSDLNDLYRRVINRNNRLKRLLDLGAPNIIVQNEKRMLQEAVDALIDNGRRGRPVTGPGNRPLKSLSHMLKGKQGRFRQNLLGKRVDYSGRSVIVVGPNLKMYQCGLPKEMALELFKPFVMKELVERGLAHNIKSAKRKIERVHPEVWDVLESVIKEHPVLLNRAPTLHRLGIQAFEPTLVEGRAIRLHPLVCTAYNADFDGDQMAVHVPLSAEAQAEARLLMLAAQNILNPKDGKPVVTPSQDMVLGNYYLTMEREGAIGEGMVFKDTDEALLAYHNGYVHLHTRIAVHAGSLKNETFTEEQNNKLLITTVGKLIFNEILPKSFPYINEPTQENIEERTPDKYFLDKGVNVKEEIRKRALVPPFKKKILGNIIAEVFKRFKITETSKMLDRMKDLGFKYSTKAGITIGVADIVVLPEKQEILEEAQAKVDTVLKQFRRGLITDEERYERVISIWSAAKDKIQGRLMESLDKRNPIFMMSDSGARGNASNFTQLAGMRGLMANPAGRIIELPIKSSFREGLTVLEYFISTHGARKGLADTALKTADSGYLTRRLVDVAQDVIIREDDCGTDRGTLIRALKDGTEVIVKLEDRLIGRYARKTVKHPETGEVLVRENEMITEDIANAIVKAGIEEVWIRSAFTCNTRHGVCKKCYGRNLATGAEVEVGEAVGIIAAQSIGEPGTQLTMRTFHTGGVAGDDITQGLPRVQELFEARNPKGQAVISEIDGVVVAINETRDRQREIVIQGEVETRTYTAPYSARLKVQEGHKVERGQELTEGSIDPKELLRVKDMNAVQEYLLREVQKVYRMQGVEISDKHIEVMVRQMLRKVRVIDAGDTDLLPGTLLDIHQFTDANAKVLMEGKRPATARPVLLGITKASLETDSFLSAASFQETTRVLTDAAIKGKRDELLGLKENVIIGKLVPAGTGMARYRKVKPVIKTTKDEDAVTTK
- a CDS encoding DNA-directed RNA polymerase subunit beta; this encodes MTGQLVQYGRHRQRRSYARISEVLELPNLIEIQTSSYQWFLDEGLREMFQDISPIEDFTGNLSLEFIDYSLGEPKYSVEESKERDVTYAAPLRVKVRLINKETGEVKEQDVFMGDFPLMTETGTFIINGAERVIVSQLVRSPSVYYSGKVDKNGKRGFTATVIPNRGAWLEYETDAKDVVYVRIDRTRKLPVTVLLRALGFGSDQEIVDLLGDNEYIRNTLEKDNTESTEKALLEIYERLRPGEPPTVENAKSLLISRFFDPKRYDLASVGRYKINKKLHIKNRLFGQRLAETLVHPETGEVIAEKGTVLDRRTLDRILPELEKGIGIRKYQPLGGVVEDEFALQAIKIYAPNDPDGEKVITVISNGYIPETVKHITPADIIASISYFFNLLHGVGDTDDIDHLGNRRLRSVGELLQNQFRIGLSRMERVVRERMSIQDTNTITPQQLINIRPVIAAIKEFFGSSQLSQFMDQTNPLAELTHKRRLSALGPGGLTRERAGFEVRDVHYSHYGRMCPIETPEGPNIGLINSLSTYAKVNKFGFIETPYRRVDPETGKVTNQIDYLTADEEDNYVVAQANVPIAEDGTFLEENVVARFRGENIVVKRDRVDYVDVSPKQVVSVATACIPFLENDDSNRALMGANMQRQAVPLMQPEAPIVGTGMEYVAAKDSGAAVICKHRGIVERVEAKEIWVRRLIEVDGKEVKGDLDKYRLLKFVRSNQGTCYNQRPIVKAGDIVEKGEILADGPSMEKGELALGRNVLVAFMTWDGYNYEDAIIMSERLVKDDVYTSIHIEEYESEARDTKLGPEEITRDIPNVGEDALRNLDERGIVRIGAEVKDGDLLVGKVTPKGVTELTAEERLLHAIFGEKAREVRDTSLRVPHGGGGIVLDVKVFTREDGDELPPGVNQLVRVYIVQKRKISEGDKMAGRHGNKGVISRILPEEDMPFLPDGTPVDIMLNPLGVPSRMNIGQVLELHLGMAARKLGLHVASPVFDGAREEDVWATLEEAGMARDAKTVLYDGRTGEPFDNRVSVGIMYMIKLAHMVDDKLHARSTGPYSLVTQQPLGGKAQFGGQRFGEMEVWALEAYGAAYTLQEILTVKSDDVVGRVKTYEAIVKGENVPEPGVPESFKVLIKELQSLGMDVTVLSSDEKEISMENFGEDDDVQPVDIIPPTDESAKEDEGVVVKE
- a CDS encoding 16S rRNA methyltransferase, which translates into the protein MGDHYYTERPTVESKPFQWTYMLRGHKFLFTVDQGVFSKKEVDFGSRLLIETFVEPNVSGSILDVGCGYGPIGLALAKDFPHRMVHMIDVNERAIELAKKNKQQNDIENVRIYISDLFQRVEGKFAAIVTNPPIRAGKAVVHSIFEQSANYLLSGGQLWVVIQKKQGAPSALEKLKTIFDEVDVVEKKKGYFIIRAQKA
- a CDS encoding 50S ribosomal protein L7/L12, producing the protein MTKEQIIEAVKNMTVLELNDLVKAIEEEFGVTAAAPVVVAGGAAAGAAAEEKTEFDVILADGGAQKIKVIKVVRELTGLGLKEAKDLVDNTPKPVKEGVSKEEAEEIKAKLEEAGAKVEIK
- a CDS encoding 50S ribosomal protein L10, with product MSSVLEQKQQLVAEIAEKLRASKSTIIVDYRGLNVAQVTELRKQLREAGIEFKVYKNTLTRRAVAELGLEGLDETLTGPNAIAFSNDDVVAPAKILNEFAKKNEALKIKAGIIEGNVATFEEVKALAELPSREGLLSMLLSVLQAPIRNFALVTKAVAEKKEEQGA